A single Leptolyngbya sp. 'hensonii' DNA region contains:
- a CDS encoding ATP-binding protein, which produces MASSVMQQDLRILLVEDNPADADLLQETLEEAGVLTWTVSHVERLDAAIAAIHQEPFEIILSDLSLPDAQGLESVIGLRAAAPELPIVVLTGLNNTDIGLAALRQGAQDYLVKGQIQPELLIRTIRYAIERSQIQQVLYQQSAAMAASMEGIAILNDRQEYIYVNQAFLNLYGYQFADDILGTTLDALHQHSGFGSLWRWVEPAIQRDGHWRGELIARRLNQEIFYQELLITALNDGGFVCNVRDVTERKRIEAEILQTLEREKELNELKSNFLSIVSHEFRTPLTTILSSVELLQKYSHQVSTEKNQLRFRHIVNGVKRMTHLLNHVLVFNQAEAGKLPFNPVLLDVLEFCHGLIEEMQLQAGDTHQIIFSHPGSQGQCYRLDENLLRHILTNLISNAIKYSPSGSKVFVNLVCEPQAVHFSIADQGIGIPPADLERLFSIFRRGSNVGNIPGTGLGLAIVHQCVELHQGKIEVTSEVGKGTVFKVVVPVVARLVEAEGVISRKFMPVSDSIE; this is translated from the coding sequence ATGGCCAGTAGTGTTATGCAGCAAGACTTGAGGATTCTCCTGGTTGAAGACAATCCGGCTGATGCAGACCTGCTACAGGAAACTCTGGAGGAGGCTGGAGTTCTGACTTGGACTGTTAGCCATGTAGAACGACTTGATGCAGCAATTGCGGCAATTCACCAGGAACCTTTTGAGATTATCTTGTCCGATCTGTCTTTGCCGGATGCCCAGGGTTTAGAGAGTGTGATTGGACTACGGGCGGCAGCCCCTGAGCTTCCTATTGTGGTGTTGACGGGGCTGAACAATACCGATATTGGTCTGGCCGCCTTACGACAGGGGGCTCAGGATTATCTGGTCAAGGGCCAGATTCAACCAGAGTTACTGATTCGTACGATTCGGTATGCGATCGAACGATCGCAAATTCAGCAGGTATTATATCAACAGTCGGCGGCAATGGCAGCCTCCATGGAAGGCATTGCGATTTTGAATGACCGACAGGAGTACATTTATGTCAACCAGGCTTTTCTGAATCTATACGGTTATCAGTTTGCCGATGACATTCTCGGAACAACCCTGGATGCGCTCCATCAGCACTCTGGTTTTGGCTCCCTCTGGAGATGGGTTGAACCAGCTATTCAGCGAGACGGTCACTGGCGGGGTGAATTAATAGCCCGCCGCCTGAACCAGGAGATCTTCTACCAGGAACTGTTGATTACAGCTTTGAATGATGGGGGCTTTGTCTGCAATGTGCGGGACGTGACCGAGCGTAAGCGGATTGAAGCAGAAATTTTGCAAACCCTGGAGCGGGAGAAAGAGCTGAATGAGTTGAAATCAAATTTCCTGTCCATTGTCTCCCATGAATTTCGGACTCCTCTGACGACTATCCTCTCTTCAGTGGAACTGCTCCAGAAATACAGCCATCAGGTCTCCACTGAGAAAAATCAATTGCGGTTTCGCCATATTGTGAATGGGGTGAAGCGGATGACCCATCTGCTCAATCATGTCCTGGTGTTTAATCAGGCTGAAGCTGGTAAATTACCCTTTAACCCGGTCCTTTTAGATGTGCTGGAATTCTGCCATGGGCTGATTGAGGAAATGCAGTTGCAGGCGGGAGACACCCACCAGATTATTTTCAGCCATCCAGGATCCCAGGGACAGTGCTACCGACTGGATGAGAATTTGCTCAGACATATCCTGACCAATTTAATCAGCAATGCCATTAAATACTCACCCTCGGGTTCCAAGGTTTTCGTCAACTTGGTCTGTGAACCCCAAGCAGTTCATTTTTCGATTGCGGATCAGGGAATTGGGATTCCCCCAGCAGATCTGGAACGGCTGTTTAGTATCTTTCGTCGGGGCAGTAATGTGGGCAATATTCCCGGAACAGGGCTAGGGCTGGCTATTGTCCACCAATGCGTAGAGTTGCATCAGGGCAAAATTGAAGTCACCAGTGAGGTGGGTAAAGGTACCGTGTTCAAAGTTGTGGTTCCCGTCGTTGCCAGATTGGTTGAAGCAGAAGGAGTGATTTCCCGAAAATTCATGCCAGTCTCCGACTCGATCGAGTGA
- a CDS encoding EAL domain-containing protein has translation MTKILVIEDEDSVRENLLELLELECFEAIAAENGRRGVQLAQEELPDLILCDVSMPELDGFSVLEQLRQSPRTAGIPLIFLTARSAPHDFRQGMRLGADDYLTKPFSQDDLLAAIATRLAKHAAITQPYIQVLQSITAEFSERLNYDPVTCLPTRLLLQEKFNQIRANQALTPILSLKIDHFDALCFCSDYTEDDLLRVITQRLLACLDMDDFLARLSDDQFVILLTNIKHRQSIHAICQQILVLLSQPFQLEQQDVFLTLSIGIALYPEHGPELNGLMHKANLVMHHVQQQGGNQYRFYTASVNPLQVERLALEASLRSALENAEFQVYYQPQLDLQTGKVLGAEALLRWHNRERGMVCPADFIPLAEESGLINPIGEWVLQTACQQTQRLRERGFPTLRIAVNLSGQQFSQSHLVQTISQILKITHLDPTALELELTETTLLQNQSEAISTLNDLKKLGIQIAIDDFGTGYASLSYLKQFPFDTLKIDRCFIHNVHSESYNNAITMAVLQMSQRLNLQVIAEGVEIPAELEFLQNHGCQTMQGFLFSRPLPVAEYEVLLAEGRGLFPLEVA, from the coding sequence ATGACGAAGATTTTAGTCATAGAAGACGAAGACTCGGTTCGCGAAAATCTCTTGGAATTGCTGGAACTGGAATGTTTTGAAGCGATCGCAGCTGAGAATGGCCGTAGGGGTGTTCAACTGGCCCAGGAAGAGTTGCCCGATCTGATTTTGTGTGATGTTTCAATGCCGGAGCTAGACGGGTTTTCGGTACTGGAACAACTCCGCCAGAGTCCTAGAACTGCAGGCATTCCACTCATCTTTCTGACGGCTCGATCGGCCCCCCATGACTTCCGACAGGGAATGCGCCTGGGAGCGGATGACTATCTAACCAAACCTTTCTCCCAGGATGATTTGCTGGCCGCGATCGCCACCCGATTGGCCAAACATGCTGCCATTACCCAACCCTATATCCAGGTCCTGCAATCGATCACGGCAGAATTCAGCGAGCGGCTCAATTATGATCCGGTCACCTGTCTCCCCACCCGTCTATTGCTGCAGGAAAAGTTCAACCAGATCCGTGCCAATCAGGCCCTAACTCCGATTTTATCTTTGAAGATTGATCATTTCGATGCGCTTTGTTTTTGTTCAGACTATACCGAAGATGATTTACTTCGTGTCATCACGCAACGGTTGCTGGCCTGTCTGGATATGGACGACTTTCTGGCTCGTTTAAGCGATGACCAGTTTGTAATTCTGCTCACCAATATTAAGCACAGACAGTCGATTCATGCCATCTGTCAGCAGATTCTGGTTTTACTGTCCCAACCGTTCCAGTTAGAGCAACAGGATGTATTTCTCACCCTCAGCATTGGGATTGCCCTTTATCCGGAACATGGCCCTGAACTTAACGGGTTGATGCATAAGGCCAATCTGGTGATGCATCATGTGCAGCAACAGGGTGGCAATCAATACCGCTTCTACACGGCGAGTGTGAATCCACTTCAGGTGGAGCGACTGGCCCTGGAAGCCAGTCTGCGATCGGCCCTGGAAAATGCCGAGTTCCAGGTCTACTATCAACCCCAATTAGATTTGCAAACGGGCAAGGTGTTAGGGGCAGAGGCCCTGTTACGCTGGCACAATCGAGAGCGGGGGATGGTTTGTCCGGCAGACTTCATTCCCCTGGCCGAAGAAAGCGGTTTGATCAACCCCATCGGGGAGTGGGTGTTACAAACGGCTTGCCAGCAAACTCAGCGATTGCGAGAACGGGGATTTCCTACCCTCCGGATAGCTGTAAACCTTTCTGGGCAGCAGTTTTCTCAATCCCATCTGGTTCAGACTATTTCCCAAATCTTGAAAATCACCCATCTAGACCCCACAGCTCTGGAACTAGAATTGACGGAAACCACGCTACTACAGAATCAATCAGAGGCGATTTCAACCCTGAATGATCTAAAAAAGCTGGGCATCCAGATCGCGATCGATGATTTTGGTACCGGCTATGCCTCCCTCAGTTACCTGAAGCAATTTCCCTTTGATACGCTCAAGATCGATCGTTGCTTTATTCACAATGTCCATAGTGAAAGCTATAATAACGCGATTACGATGGCAGTCTTGCAAATGTCGCAACGGTTGAATTTACAGGTGATTGCGGAGGGGGTGGAAATCCCAGCAGAGTTGGAGTTCTTGCAAAATCATGGTTGTCAAACGATGCAGGGTTTTTTATTTAGTCGGCCTTTGCCAGTCGCAGAGTATGAAGTTCTGTTGGCAGAGGGGAGAGGTCTGTTTCCGCTGGAAGTTGCCTAA